AAAGGCCCCCTGTGGCGGGAAAGGgggcttcctcctcctcgttcgcgggaaaggggggtttttggggggtgcggAACGGGCCTCCTTAGAGTCGGGTTGCCCCGGAAAAAACAACCTAAAACAGGTGGGAAAAATCCCTCTAAGGCCCAAAAAACCACGAAACCCATAGCGAAATccctgaaaggggaaattttaaaaagaacccCGTAGAGAGGTTTAAGAGAACGTGAAACCGTTTTAAAAAGGCTAAACGGGCGGAGATTCGAAGACTCGGAAACTGGGAGGGATTCAGTTCGTCGGCCTGCCGGAGACGGCAGCGGGAGTGGCGACTCCCGTCCGGAGGCCTCGCCGAAGGAGCCAACGGGGGAGCGGCCACACGCCGCCTGCCCGGCGCCGGCGGGCGATCTCCACCGCAGTAGGTCGCCGCGACGCGTTGGGGGACACACGGGTCGTCTGAGGGCCCGGGTCCTGGTAGGAAACCGGCGGCGCGTTCGTCCTCCGCTCCTCGTTGGGCGGGGGGCGTTTCAAGCGCGCCCGTTCCGGGGGATCCCCCGGTGCCTCGTCTTGCACCCCCGAGGTCTCTCCTCCGGGGCCTGCCGGGAACGGGGGGACTGGTCCGAGGCCGCGGTGAGCCTAATTCGCTGGCTTCCCgcgcttccctttcctctcccgcgTGGCCTTCGCGGCGTGCCAAAAAGAGTCGGTACTCCTCCGACCCGTCTGAAAACGGACCAGGAAGTCAACATGGTCTGCGAGTCAATGGGCGCGCTAAACCACGGCGCCAATGCAAGTGATACGGGCCGATCCCTCGGAGCAGCGGGCGGCCGCGCGCACCCGTGACTGAGGACTGACTTTCCTCCCCGGGGACGGCGCGGGCTCCCTCCCGCTCCCGCACGCCGCGCACGCCCCTCAccgggcggcggggggggcgCAGGTCCGGGACTCGCCATGACGAACGGTCGCCCCCCGCCTCGGCGGGCTCGGGCGGCCGGATGTGTCGGCGGGTACCCAGAGCATAGATGTTGGGACCCGAAAGATAGTGAACTATGCTTGGCCAGGATGAAGCCAGGGGAAACCCTGGTGGAGGTCCGAAGCGTTTCTGACGTGCAAATCGATCGCCAGAGCTGAGTATAGGGGCGAAAGACCAATCGAACTATCTAGTAGCTGGTTCCCTCCGAAGTTTCCCTCAGGATAGCTGGCGCTCGCTTCGAACGAGTTCCATCCGGTAAAGCGAATGACTAGGGGTGTTGGGGACGAAATGTCCTCAGCCCATTCTCAAACTTTAAATGGGTGAGGTGCCGGGCTTGCTTCGCTGAAGCCCCGGACGAGAATCGGAGTGCCTAGTGGGCCAATTTTGGTAAGCAGAACTGGCGCTGTGGGATGAACCAACGTCGAGTTAAGGGGCCTAAATGGATGCTAATTCCGATCCCATGGAAGGGAGTTGCTTGCTATAGACAGCAGGACGGTGGCCATGGAAGTTGGAATCCGCTAAGGAGTGTGTAACAACTCACCTGCCGAAGCAAGTAACCCCGAAAATGGCATGGCGCTCAAGCATCCTCCCGATACTCGACCGCCGGGCGCACTATAGGCTGCGTCGAGGAGGTCTCGAGGCCCCGGCGAGTAGGAGGGCGCGGTGGTGAGCGTAGAAGGATACGGCGCGAGCCGGTCTGGAGCCGCCACTGGTGCGGATCTTGGTGGTAGTAGCAAATGCTCGAGCAAGCCGAACCCTCGTTGACCGAAGCGGAGGAGGGTTCCCCGCCAACATCGCTTGGTCGTGGATAAGTCGGCCCTTAGCCCGAGGATAGCTTCCCTCCGATCCCCTGGAAAACGCCACAAAACAGTCGAGAGCTCTTCTTGGGATCTCCCTGTTTTGGAAAGGGGTCGAGGCGGCACGAGGCCCGAGCAGCAGCCAGCCCAACCCGGGCGGGCGGGCTCTCGGGGCTTGTCGGCGCCGGCTGCGAACGGTGTGgggccctgatgatgatgatggttttttgATGAGAAACCACTCTCAGGGCCTCTCGCGGCCGGCGTCTTGGCCACGGCCATTTTTTtcgcttgctcgcttgctcgcttgcgCTGGCCGGCCACGCCAATCCCCCGCCTCAGCAATTTGTCTGGATCCAAAAcgacaaaggagaaaaagaaagaaagagagaaatgcaaagaaaCGGTCCAGTCAGATTTCGGGCTAAAGGGAATACGGTTAAAATCCCGTGACCTGCCCCGTGGGAAGACAGACCCGTGCGTGGGAAAATATTTAGAGTGCGGGTGGCCGTCTAACGAGTGCGGCGGCGCGCGTGGGCCGCgcggcgtcgtcgtcgtcgtcgggagtctctcccccctcttgggTGGGGGTTGGCGAACGACGACGGCACCGCCGCCGGCGCCGGCGCCGCCGCGGTTACGACGATCCTCCTCCCGATCCTTCTGTGAGAGGGCTTTCTCAGGAGTGCGGAAACTCCGCATTCCGTCGACCAGCGCCGGTCTCGCCgactactactcctcctcctcctcctcctcaggcaggagggaggaggagaagaagaaggctcGAGACCCCCAAGTAGGCTCTGGCGGCAGTGCAgacctccccttcgctctcggaGTAAGCGCCTTTATTATTAATGCCGGAGACGGTTACGGCTCCGTGCGCAGAGCGAGCGCTCgcgcccaacccaaccccccaatgGTGTTTTCAGTGCCGGTGGTCCGGAGGCCAGTGCGTGTGCTTGGCAACAGGCGTACTCGTTCGCCGACGCCGGCGGTAGCCCGGGGAagagctttcttctcttttttaggcTGCTGGAGGCCCCCAAGTTCGTTCACTTTGAGTGGGGGTCGTTGGCCGTAACAGCCATACGTGAGATTGTGATCTGTTGGGAGCAATCCTCGCTGTTGCGATCGCCAACCGGTTCGCCGTAGAGCACCGCGCAAATAAGCGCTTGGTGTCCCGTGCGCTACCGCCGGCCCTTGAAAAGGTGGATAGGGTAAACCCCTCCGTAAAAACCCACGAAACTTTTTTAGACTCGTCGACGCCGCAGCCGAACGAGAGCGAGTTTGCGGGGCGGAGACTAGCACCAGCCATGATTGTGTGGCACCGCCAGTGGCGTACAAGGGGACAACGGTTGGAGGCGCCCcggtgggggggaagaaaaaaaggaaggaaggagatttaGTGctgtcttccctttcctttcaccttACCCCTGGGGGGGTCGAGTTTGCCAACCAGCGCGCCCGCTTTGGGGGGGGGCGCCCGCCTTACTCGCAGCAGGTCTCCAAGGTTTCAGCCCTGGTCGAAGATCAATGTGGGTAAGGGAAAAGTCGGAATTAgacccaaaatttggggaaaaggattGGCTCTGGGGGTGAGCCTGCCGGGCCCACACCGGAAGCGGTCCCTCTTTCCCCTGGGGGTGGGCCGGGGGTTGCGGCGCGGAGGGGCGGCGAggagggggcccaaagggggtccCCTTGGCGGGGGGCGCCGCGGCGTTTCGTCCGCTCCGGGGGAGAAGGACGGGGGCGAGGGGCGGCCTTTACGGGGGTCGCTCCGGCTGGGACCGCCCCCGCAGGGGCGGCTGCCGTGCCTGCGGCTGCTCGCCTGCGCTGGTGCCCCCCCGCTCGAGCCGCGCAGCCCGAGCGCCCCCCGGCATCACGGCCCCGCCCCGCGGGGGGGACCAACGCGGAAGGGCCTCCGGGGAAAAGGGccgggggttttccccgtttCCCGGGCCCCGGGGCAACAGAGGCCGTCTCAGAACTGGCCGGCCCCGGGATCCGactgttttaattaaaaaaaagaagcgatGGTCGGTGACGATGCGACGATTGTGATTTCTGCCCGGCTTGAATGTCAAAGTGAAGAGTTCAACCAAACGCGGGTAAAAGGGGGAGTAACATGACTCTCTTAAGGTAGCCAAATGCCTGTCATCTAATTAGTGACGGCATGAATGGATTAAAGAGATTCCCACTGTCCCCCCCCTACTATCTAGCGAAAACCCCCAGGCAGGGGGGAACGGGCCCGCAGTTAACGGCGGGAAAGAAGACCCTTTGAGCTTG
The genomic region above belongs to Penaeus monodon isolate SGIC_2016 unplaced genomic scaffold, NSTDA_Pmon_1 PmonScaffold_14526, whole genome shotgun sequence and contains:
- the LOC119569361 gene encoding uncharacterized protein LOC119569361 (The sequence of the model RefSeq protein was modified relative to this genomic sequence to represent the inferred CDS: added 57 bases not found in genome assembly): MTRGVGDEMSSAHSQTLNGPGDRREAILGLRADLSTTKRCWRGTLLRFGQRGFGLLEHLLLPPRSAPVAAPDRLAPYPSTLTTAPSYSPGPRDLLDAAYSAPGGRVSGGCLSAMPFSGLLASAGELLHTP